Part of the Salinigranum rubrum genome is shown below.
TGGCGACGCTGTCTTCACCCGTGCGAACATCCACGCTAGTCCTCGCGCTCGGCGTACTGCTCTTCGCCCTCCCGCTCCCCGGGACGTTCATCGGCGGCGGACTCGTCCTGCTCGCCGGCGGACTCGCCCGCTGGCTCGGGGTCTGAGGGGTTCGAAACCAGCCGAGACGTACAGATACAAACGCCCTGAACCCGAGGGTCGACGCATGGAACTCGCCGAACTGGTCGACCGCTACGACGAGAAGCTCAGGACCGACGCGTACGCCGACATCGACGCGAGTGCGAACGGCCTGCAGGTCGGATCCGGAGGGAGAGAAGTCGAGCACGTCGCCGTCGCCGTCGACGCCGCGACGGCGACCATCGACGAGGCGACGGAGGCGGGCGCGGACGTCCTCGTCACCCACCACGGACTCTCGTGGGGCGGCATCGAACGGGTGACCGGCCGGGCGTACGACCGCATCGCCCGTCTGGTCGACGCCGAGACGGCGCTGTACGTCTCACACCTCCCGCTCGACGGTCACCAACAGCTAGGAAACGCCGCCGGTGTCGCGGAGTTCCTCGGTCTCACGGAGCGAGCGCCGTTCGCGACGCTGGGCGGCGAGCCCATCGGCCAGCGGGGGCAACTGTCGACGCCGCGGTCGCCGCGGTCGCTCAAGGAGGAACTCGACGAACTCCCACAGGGGGGCGAGGAGACCCGGCTGTTGTCGTTCGGCCCCGAGGAAGTCGAGGAGGTCGGAATCGTGACCGGGAGCGGCGCCGACTTCCTCGACGACGCCGTCGCGGCAGGCGTCGACACGCTCGTCACGGGCGAGGGAAAACAGCAGGTGTACCACCAGGCGCGGGAGTCGGGAGTGAACGTCCTCCTCGCGGGCCACTACGCGACGGAGACGTTCGGGGTGCGCGCGCTCGCGTCGCTCGCCGCGGACTGGGGGCTGGAGACGACGTACGTCGAGCACCCGACCGGGCTGTGAGCGCCGAAAGCGTCGTGGTCGACTGAACAGGACCGGGACGTTCAAACGCCGGCCCGCCACATCCCCACTCATGAGCGACCACGACGCCCCAGAAGCCGACGAGGAGGGCACAGGAGAACACGAGGGCGACGGAGTCGGACAGAGAGAGACGTTCCAGGAGAACCCCATCGGCCACACGCGGGTCCGCGCGGGGATGACGGTCGGCGAACTCGTCGACGAGTACGGGAAGGCGGGCATCGGCGCCGCGGGCGTCGAGCGGGCGGTCGACATCTACGCCGAGATGCTCGACGACGACGTGACGAACTTCTTCGGCCTCGCGGGCGCGATGGTGCCGACCGGGATGCGCCAGGTCGTGGTCGACCTCATCCGCGACGGCCACGTCGACGCGCTGGTGACGACTGGTGCGAACCTCACCCACGACGCCATCGAAGCCGTGGGCGGCAAGCACCACCACGGGAGCGTCGGGCCGCACGACCACCGCGTGGAGGAGCGGACTGACGCGCCGAGCGAGCGCGACCACGACGAGCGCCTCCGCGACGAGGGCGTCGACCGCATCTACAACGTCTACCTCCCCCAGGAACACTTCACGCTGTTCGAGAAACACCTCCGTGCGAACGTCTTTCCGAACGTCGAGCGGACCGTGACGATTCAGGAGTTCACCGAGGAACTGGGTCGGGCGAACCTTCAACAGAACCGCGAGCGCGACGTCGACGAGGACGCCGGCATCGCTGCGGCGGCGTACGACTGTGACGTTCCCATCTACGTGCCCGCCGTCCAGGACTCCGTGCTGGGTATCCAGGCGTGGATCTACGGCCAGACCTCCGACTTCGCGCTCGACGCCCTCGGCGACATGTCGCACCTCTCAGACCTGGCGTTCGCTGCCGACTCCGCGGGCGCGATGGTCGTCGGCGGGGGCGTTCCCAAGAACTACGTCCTCCAGACGATGTTGACCGTCCCCGACGCGTACGACTACGCGGTGCAGTTGACGATGGATTCGAGCGACACCGGGGGGCTGTCGGGCGCGACGCTCGACGAGGCGCGGTCGTGGGGGAAGTTGGAGAAAGACGCGCGGAACGTCACCGTCGTCGCCGACGCGACCATCACCCTCCCGCTGGTGGTGGCCGCCGCACGCGAGCGAGCGGGCGAGTGATCAGAGGGAGTCGCCGACGCGTTCGAGCGCGTCGAACCCCTGCGACTCGCCGTCGAGTTCGGGGACCCGCCGGACGGGGTGGTCGAAGCGGTCGTCTATCTCGTCGAGGCGTGCCGCGTGCCGTTCGGCGTCGCGCCGACACCGGGCGCAGGAACAGCCATCGGGATTCTCGAAGACGCGGTTCACCACCAGGGAGTCGACGGCGATGTCGGCCTCCGAGAGTCGTGCGATCAGCCGCTCGGCCTCCGCGATGGCCATCCGCTCGGGCGTGAGGACGACGCGGAACCGTGTGCGGGAGGGGTCGCGCAGGAGCGTGCCCACGTCGGCGACGCGCTCTTGGAGCGACGCCACCTCGTCGCTCGTTCCCCCCGACCCCCAGTACGCCGCCGGACCCATCACCATGCTCTTGGCCGCCCGTCCTGCTCGTCTGACCCGACGCTGGACGTCGCCGGCGACGCCGAGCGTCTCCGCGAGGACGTCGGGCAAGTCCAGAAGGCGAAGGGTGTGCCCGGTCGGGGCCGTATCGAGGACGACGTGGTCGTAGTCGCTCTGAGCGTAGCGAGCGACGTACTCCAGCGCCGCGACTTCGTCGCCGCCGGGGACGAGGCCGGCCTCGAACAGGCGTTCGAGGTCCTCGTCGGAGAGTCTGAGCCCCGCGTCCCTGAACTCGCCGGCGAGCGCCTCCACGACGCGGCGGTACGCCTCCTGTCCGGTCTCGGGGTCGACCTCGACGGCGAAGAGGCCGGGAGAGACTTCGACGGGGTCGCCGCCGAGGTCACGCTCGAAGACGTCGCCGAGCGAGTGCGCCGGGTCGGTCGAGACGACGAGCGTGCTGTCCGCCCGGGCCAGCGCGAGGGCGTGCGCGGCCGCACAGGTCGTCTTTCCGACCCCTCCTTTCCCGCCGTACAGCACGACGTCGCTCGCAGTCGCGGTCGCTGCCGGGTCAGTCATCACCGTCCATTCACACCGACGGACTACAAATCAGGGGGTCGGTGTCGGGTCTCGTCGCAGAAGCCGTGTCAGGTCGCGCCACGGCTACTCGTCGGGCGCGCGGTAGCCCTCTGCCGCCGGGCTGTAGTCGACGACTTCGACGGCGCCGAGCGTGAGCGCCTCGGGGTGGTACTGCCCGTCGGGCGAGTGGTAGCCGGCGGCCTCCAAGAGCGCGGAGACGACCGCCTGGTCGTCGGCCTCGACGCCGACCGCGTCAGCGACCCGGTCGACGCCGTGGTCGGGACAGTAGAGGTCCTGAATCTCCCAGGTGAACCCCTCGTACTCGCGGAGGGCGACACAGACCTCGTCTCCGACGGTGCGGTCGGCGGGGTCGCCGGCGGCGGCACAGACCGCACAGCGGACGCTTCGGTGAGAGAGGTCCTGACGGACGGCGAGGCTCTCGACGACCAGCCCGGTGAGTTCGCGTCTGAGGTCCGCCTCGGTCCGCGGCGGGAGCGCCATCGAGAGAGGGAGGGGCGCGGGCGGGAAAGAGCCTATCGGCCGACCTCGACAGAGGTGGTTCCCGGTCGCCGAGAACGGATGACAGCGTTCTTCCCGTCCGACCCCCTCTCCCCGAACGAGACTGATGTACGACGACATCCTGCTGCCGACGGACGGGACGGAGTCGATGGACGACGTCTACCGGCACACGCTCGACCTCGCGCGGCGACACGACGCGACCGTCCACGTGCTCTACGTGGTCGACGACCGCGCCTTTCTGACGCTCGCGCCCGACCTCGTCGACGACGTGGTCGACGAACTCGAAGGCGAGGGGAGCGAGGCGACCGCCGCCGCGCGAGCGGAACTGGAAGACGAAGTCGAGACGAAGGCGGTGCTCCGACGCGGCGACCCCGCCGAGGAGATACTCGCGTACATCGACGAGGCCGGCATCGACGTCGTCACGATGGGCACCCACGGCGCGAACTACCGGCAGAACATGGTCGGCAGCGTCTCCGCTCGCGTCGTCGCCAACGCCCCCGTCCCCGTGCTGACGGTCAACGTCAACGGCGACGGCAGCGACGAGGGGTGACGGCTCGGGCACGACGGCCCGAACGAGATGAGACCCCGGAAGCGGGACAGAACGGAACGGAACGAGGGCGAATAGGCTCCGAGACACACACGGGCGAGAGCGTTATCCGTGCTCTTGTCGTCCTTTCGAGATGAAATGGCGACGAATCCGGGGGTGAGCGTCGTCGGTGCGAGCGTACCGAGCGGTGCCGAGTCGGACGGACAGCCCACGACCGAGGCGCTCTGTTCTGTCGACGGCTTCGAACTCTGCCGAACGCGCCTGTCGCCGGGGGCGTCCTCGGGATGGCACCACCACGGGGAACACACCGTCTACGGCGTCGTCCTCGACGGTCGGGCACGACTGGAGTTCGGGCCAGGGGACGCCGACGGGTTCGAGGTGGGACCGGGGGATTTCTTCCGGATTCCCGCCACCGTCGTCCACCGGGAAGTGAGCGACGAGGAGGCACAGGTCGCGCTCGTCGGCTTCGCCGGCGCGGGACCGCTCGTCGTCGACGCCGATTCGCCGGAGGGACCGCCGGCGGCGCATCCGAGAGTCGCCGGCGACGCCGACCTCGTTCCGACGGGGATGCTGAAGGGCCTCACCCGACTGACCCCCTTCCCCGACGCGGCCGTCCAGCAGGTGCGCGGGCACGCCGCGGGGGCCGTCGAGTCGAACTGGCACCACCACGGCGACAACCACGTCTTCGGCTACGTCGTCGAGGGTGAGGGGTACATGGAGTGGGGGACCGGCCCGGACGACCGGGCGCTCGTCCGGGCGGGCGAGTGCTTCCACCTCTCTCCCGAGGTGGTCCACCGCGACGTCAATCCCAGAGACGCCGACCAGCGTTACCTGCTGTGGCTCACGGGGTCGGAGCCGCGGACCGTGCCGGCCGCGGTGCCGGAGGGATAGTCCCGTCCTCGACTCTGCCCCGAGAGCGAACCCGTTTTGTGGATAGCCTCGACACGTGAGAGTATGGACCGGACGTGTCCCGTCTGCGGAGGCGACGTCGTCGCGTTCGTCGACCTCCCGGACGATGTGCGCGAGCGACTCGAAGCCGACCCCGACAGACAGCGACAGTCCGTCTCCCACCGACGGAAGAAACACACCGCGTGCCCCGATTGTGAGCTAGAGGTTCACGGCTGCGGACAGCCGTATGCGGTGCCCGAGCAGGTGCAGGGAAGGCAGTGAAAGGGACGCGGGCGGACGGAGCAGAAAGTGGTTTGTTTCGGGCGGGTCGAGAGTCGACCGGCCGATGACGAACGTCCGCTCCGAACCGGGGTGGCACCCGGTCGTGACGAGCCC
Proteins encoded:
- a CDS encoding deoxyhypusine synthase, which gives rise to MSDHDAPEADEEGTGEHEGDGVGQRETFQENPIGHTRVRAGMTVGELVDEYGKAGIGAAGVERAVDIYAEMLDDDVTNFFGLAGAMVPTGMRQVVVDLIRDGHVDALVTTGANLTHDAIEAVGGKHHHGSVGPHDHRVEERTDAPSERDHDERLRDEGVDRIYNVYLPQEHFTLFEKHLRANVFPNVERTVTIQEFTEELGRANLQQNRERDVDEDAGIAAAAYDCDVPIYVPAVQDSVLGIQAWIYGQTSDFALDALGDMSHLSDLAFAADSAGAMVVGGGVPKNYVLQTMLTVPDAYDYAVQLTMDSSDTGGLSGATLDEARSWGKLEKDARNVTVVADATITLPLVVAAARERAGE
- a CDS encoding universal stress protein, with protein sequence MYDDILLPTDGTESMDDVYRHTLDLARRHDATVHVLYVVDDRAFLTLAPDLVDDVVDELEGEGSEATAAARAELEDEVETKAVLRRGDPAEEILAYIDEAGIDVVTMGTHGANYRQNMVGSVSARVVANAPVPVLTVNVNGDGSDEG
- a CDS encoding Nif3-like dinuclear metal center hexameric protein — translated: MELAELVDRYDEKLRTDAYADIDASANGLQVGSGGREVEHVAVAVDAATATIDEATEAGADVLVTHHGLSWGGIERVTGRAYDRIARLVDAETALYVSHLPLDGHQQLGNAAGVAEFLGLTERAPFATLGGEPIGQRGQLSTPRSPRSLKEELDELPQGGEETRLLSFGPEEVEEVGIVTGSGADFLDDAVAAGVDTLVTGEGKQQVYHQARESGVNVLLAGHYATETFGVRALASLAADWGLETTYVEHPTGL
- a CDS encoding ArsA family ATPase, which encodes MTDPAATATASDVVLYGGKGGVGKTTCAAAHALALARADSTLVVSTDPAHSLGDVFERDLGGDPVEVSPGLFAVEVDPETGQEAYRRVVEALAGEFRDAGLRLSDEDLERLFEAGLVPGGDEVAALEYVARYAQSDYDHVVLDTAPTGHTLRLLDLPDVLAETLGVAGDVQRRVRRAGRAAKSMVMGPAAYWGSGGTSDEVASLQERVADVGTLLRDPSRTRFRVVLTPERMAIAEAERLIARLSEADIAVDSLVVNRVFENPDGCSCARCRRDAERHAARLDEIDDRFDHPVRRVPELDGESQGFDALERVGDSL
- a CDS encoding cupin domain-containing protein yields the protein MATNPGVSVVGASVPSGAESDGQPTTEALCSVDGFELCRTRLSPGASSGWHHHGEHTVYGVVLDGRARLEFGPGDADGFEVGPGDFFRIPATVVHREVSDEEAQVALVGFAGAGPLVVDADSPEGPPAAHPRVAGDADLVPTGMLKGLTRLTPFPDAAVQQVRGHAAGAVESNWHHHGDNHVFGYVVEGEGYMEWGTGPDDRALVRAGECFHLSPEVVHRDVNPRDADQRYLLWLTGSEPRTVPAAVPEG